A genomic window from Quercus lobata isolate SW786 chromosome 10, ValleyOak3.0 Primary Assembly, whole genome shotgun sequence includes:
- the LOC115965817 gene encoding uncharacterized protein LOC115965817 has translation MYCSSPSSIFTTPSPSPSPRSSNLSFFPFPQFALQIPNLQTLRLSLTPCNAAPKPQTGPNSKTKTKTKTKKKKKSNNKDLDFSNVEVVNDDDDDNGEGVLGLNDAPLPKPPAGFVVDDHGRLVMASPPSKRITTIVDPMNNLPLECVIRRVFRSSQGDECMLLCPVDTPVQILKSTNIDGWSAVNDEEVEVILPSAAYALSKIHMHLVHSGFCYTARGGFCYSEDDIFDFRTDDGQDVDGLPTEGVEITFFHLDGSQYMIYTPSDPLLFVVVKNHTGVLQIADDDLLEDPSIISAIDEETEFNALVEEEAALLESLKLGES, from the exons ATGTACTGTTCTTCCCCTTCTTCAATCTTCACCAcaccatctccatctccatcacCACGCTCTTCAAATCTCTCCTTCTTCCCTTTCCCTCAATTCGCTCTCCAAATCCCAAATCTCCAAACTCTCCGCCTCAGTCTCACTCCCTGCAACGCCGCCCCCAAGCCCCAAACGGGACCAAACAGCAAAAccaagacgaagacgaagaccaagaagaagaaaaagagtaacAACAAGGATTTGGATTTCTCCAATGTTGAGGTtgtgaatgatgatgatgatgataatggtgaagGGGTTTTGGGGTTAAATGATGCGCCGCTGCCGAAACCGCCAGCTGGGTTTGTGGTGGACGATCATGGAAGACTTGTCATGGCTTCACCTCCTTCAAAGAGAATTACCACCATT GTTGATCCTATGAATAATCTTCCATTAGAGTGTGTTATAAGGAGAGTGTTCAGAAGTTCTCAAGGGGATGAATGCATGCTGCTTTGCCCAGTTGACAC GCCTGTACAGATATTGAAGAGCACAAACATTGATGGGTGGTCAGCT GTGAACGATGAAGAAGTTGAAGTCATTCTTCCTTCTGCTGCTTATGCTCTTTCCAAGATACATATGCATCTTGTACATAGTGG ATTTTGTTATACAGCACGGGGAGGGTTTTGCTACTCAGAAGATGACATATTTGATTTCCGCACAG ATGACGGTCAAGATGTAGATGGGTTGCCTACAGAAGGTGTAGAAATCACATTCTTCCATCTG GATGGTTCACAGTACATGATTTACACACCATCTGATCCacttctttttgttgttgttaag AATCACACTGGGGTATTGCAAATTGCAGACGAT GATCTACTTGAGGACCCTTCTATTATAAGCGCAATAGACGAGGAGACTGAATTTAATGCATTGGTG GAGGAAGAGGCGGCTCTTCTTGAATCATTAAAGTTAGGGGAAAGCTAA
- the LOC115964753 gene encoding uncharacterized protein LOC115964753 produces the protein MTNRHTAMNWSPPRSPFLKINYDGAVFRDSSSAGLGVVVRDSVGEVLASLVENIPLPQTVADVEAAAARRAIMFARELNLSTVILEGDSEIINKAIQVEEQSLASYGNLIEEIKLHAESFLSFRISHVRRNRNSVAHNLARHARHVSGLVVWMEEVPSHILPVLLADAG, from the coding sequence ATGACAAATCGCCACACAGCAATGAACTGGTCTCCCCCACGAAGCCCATTCCTGAAGATTAACTATGACGGAGCAGTGTTTCGAGATTCAAGCAGTGCAGGTTTGGGAGTTGTGGTCCGTGACAGCGTGGGAGAGGTTCTTGCCTCACTAGTAGAGAACATTCCTCTTCCTCAGACAGTGGCAGACGTGGAGGCAGCAGCTGCAAGAAGAGCCATCATGTTTGCTAGGGAGCTCAACCTTAGCACGGTAATCTTAGAGGGTGATTCGGAGATCATCAACAAAGCAATTCAAGTGGAGGAGCAGTCCCTAGCCTCCTATGGTAACCTCATTGAGGAGATAAAATTGCATGCAGAATCTTTTCTCAGTTTTAGAATTTCTCATGTTAGAAGAAATAGGAATTCTGTAGCACATAACCTTGCTAGACATGCTAGACATGTTAGTGGTTTagtagtttggatggaggaggtTCCATCCCACATTTTACCTGTACTCTTAGCTGACGCCGGCTAA